The genomic segment TTATACCAAAATGCGTGATACGGGTCATGACGGTCCCGACGCTGGAACCTTCTCTCTTGCAGGACAAGGTGAAAACTGGACCCGCATAGGTGATAAATATCACAAAGAATCAGCCTGGCGAAATTATATTGCGATTAATGGCGGCGGCATGAAGTACGGAACCGCCCCCGGCCTATGGCTACCCACGGTTGATAAAAAAATGGCCACCAGCGCCCGCAGCGATCAGAGTTACGCCTTTTCTTGGAGGATACAGAATGGCCGTTACAACGTTCTCTATTCACCGATGTTCGAAGAAGATCCCTATAACTATCTCAACACCTGGGCCCGCAACAACGCGCGCAGATTACGCGGCTCTGAGCCCGATGCTACGCCCTTTTCGCGTGAGTTCTGGAGCATGGCCAGTACAAACTACGGCCTGTGGAACGGTGAAGATCGCCACCCCACCCGTCGTATTGAAAACCTACCCGTTGAGCGAGCTTTTCGCAGCGTGACCATGGTGCGAGGTGATCATCCCTATGTTCTCACCGTCGATGACATTCAAGTTGATGATCAGAAGCAACTCTACACCTGGTTGATGACTTTGACCGGACAAAACGAGGTTGTCTCTAAGACCAAAGACTTGCATAAGGACTTCCCGCAGATCATTCTGCGTCGCGCATCCAAGGATGGAGCCAAATTACAGAAGGGTGAGCCTCTTATGTTAGTACGGGTCCTGCAGCGTAATTTTGACGGCTTCCCCACTATTCGCCTCGATATCGATCAAGGTGAGAGTGGTAACAATCAACGCATCATTGTCCCAAGTATGAGTGTAGCTCCAGATTTTAAGGTCCTGCTCTATCCGCATCGCCATGGTGATCCCTTGCCTATCACCAAATGGAACGCTACTAAGACCAGTCTAAGTGTCGATATAGCTGGTCAGTCTGATCGTATTGATTTTGCATCTGCGTATGTTGACCGCCGACCTATGGGTGGCCATGGTGAAGAAACCTATTATACGATTACTCGCGATGACTCTACCATAATAACCGTTGGCGGTCCCCCGTCTCTGCCCCGCCCCATAAGCCCGGCGAAAGATTTTATCGACAGCATGGAGGTCGCCTTCGAATCTCCTAACCCTGGCCAGCTTATTCATTACACCACTGATGGTAGTGAGCCAACGTCAAAATCACCTGTTTACAGCGGCCCCATCACCATCGATCGTAGCACCGAGTTTCGCGCAATTACCGTTGCCCCCGAGTGGGCCTTCGGCGATGCTAAGAGCGCTAATTACCGTAAACTGGTCAATACCGGTTTTATTAAAAACATCGCGCCCACCTATAAACAGAAGGTGAGTATCATCGACCCTAAGGCTTCTACTCCAGTGAGCATCCGCTATACCAAGGTGCCAGCCGCAGCTCCCGTCACTACAGCAGATACCGTTTCTTCTGGTATTGAACTGGCCCTCTATGAATTGCCAATCACCATGTGGCGCGGTTCAAAAATAGATCTCAAATCACCCCTGATGCCGGAGGATCTTGATAAGTTGGTACCCATTTACCGTAGCTACCAACAAAACTTGAAATTGCCGCGTATCCCCCAAACCGTAGAACAATCTAAGATGTATCAGGGCCTCTACGTGATCAGTGCTTATGTGAATGCACCGGTGGCAGGTACCTATGATTTTAGCATGCTATCCTGCGGTCCGACTAAACTCACCGTTGCAGGCAAGGTTCTAGTCGATATCCCTGGCCCATACCACACCCGCCTCACCGAGCGTCAAGGCAGGGTTATTCTTAAAGCTGGTTTGCACCGCTTAGAGGCTATTGCTGCAGATCCGATCTTCTTCACCAGCGCTACCGTGCCAGTGGTAAATTTCGATCTCAAGATGAAGGCGCCGGGCACAGTTGATTTTGTCAGCCTAGATGAGACTCACCTTTTCCGGGACAAGGACCTGGCCTTCAACATAAGCAGTAATTATGTCGAATTGGGTCAGCCACTTGTTATCGAAAACCAAGGGCATGGAGATATCCAGATTAGCCTCGATGGCGGCAAAAGCTATCAGCCCTACTTAAAGCCCCTAGTCTTCGATGACACCATCAATGTCGACCTAAAAATACGTCGTGGTGCCAATGGCCCCGTTATCGACAAGCCCCTGCATGTGATTGCCAAACTCAAGGCCCTAGAATCCCTTCCAGTACTCAAGGCCGGCATGATTCGGCGTAGCTATCTTCACAATGTTCCGATGGCACTTGGTTTCAGTTCGTCCAACCAAGGCAAACAGATCATTAGCTACCCCACCGATTCGACTGTCGATAATTTCGCAATGCTCAAACAAACCAAGCCTCAAGAGGTGCTGGCGGTTAGCGAGATGATCAACGACAAGGTTGGCGGCATCATACGTACCTACACCGGTATGTGGCGTGCGCCTGAAAACGGTGTCTATGAATTCTCCATGAACTATGAGGGTTGTAGTAAACTCGAAATCGGCGGCCTGCATGTGGCCAGTAACAATAACAAAAATGGCCGCACCGAGGGTAAGGTCATGCTCGAGCAAGGTTGGCATGAACTCACGGTAATGTTTGTTGCCGCCAGGCCTCAATTGTTCGTTAAAGGCCCGCGGGCCACAAAACCCACTCAGCTTCAGGTAAATGATTTTTTCTATGATGCTCAACTTGAACAAAAGTCGTTTACCCCCGATGTCACCGGCAAGCCAGCATCATTTGTTATGGGTGCTTGGTTTGGATCTGACGATCAGACTCAAGTCGACACCCGTTTGACCAGTGAAATATTCGGAGCCAAAGCATTAGTTGGTGAACGTCCAGGAGCCCATCAGTTCTCAGGCGATAAGAGTATGATATTAGTGCGCGATGCAAAACCAACGAGCAAGAGTTGCACCATAAGTATGTGGATCAAACCCAACGAGCTCAAAGGCATGCAGTGGTTATGGAACCGCCAGAACGTCGGTTGGGTCTATACCCAACGCGGTGGTATAGCCTTGAATCTCAAAAACGATCAGATCGGTGTAAACTATCATGGTCAGAATCGTCAGCCGATCACCGTAGGCACGGTGAAGACAGGGATTTGGCAACACCTGGCTATGACTATTGACGCCAAACCCGGTGATAAGACTCAGGTCGAGGTCTGGCTTAATGGCCAGCGCATTTACAGCGATCTATACGGCAAGGGCATCGATATTCCTGTCACCTACATGGAATTCTTTGGCCAGGTCAACCGCCAGAATACCGAGACCCTCACAACGGGTGGGCTTGACTATGATGGGCTTAAAGATCTGTTGGGCAATTGCTACAGCGGCGCTGCCGCCGATGTGCGTTACTTCGACGCTGCCCTGCCCGATGCAGCAATCAAGGTTCTAGCTGGTAAATAGAATACAGATCAACTATAAAGAAAAATAAAAATGAAAAAAATTTTTACCAACAAGAAAGGAGAAACATGAAATTTATTACCACTAGCCTATCCATACTTACTTTTATGGCTTTTAACTGTTCAACATTTGCCCAGGCAGAAACAGCCCCGGCAAAACCTATTCTTCATTGGGCTTTTGATTCACCCTTTGAGTTTGGTTCAAAAGAATACGATTCATCGGGCAATAATCATGACGGTGAAGTCGTTTGGGATAGAATTGGTAGTACGGGTGGTATGCAATGGGCACCCGGTAGAGGTGTGTTTGGCGGTGCGGCCAACATGAAAGAAGGTGTACGTGGTTACATACGAACCCAAGGAAAACTATCACTTCCAACTCAATGGTCTCTCTCCTTATGGATTAAACCCAATGTCAGCAAGGGTCGTATTGATAGCCTTGTGTGTTTTAACTCAGATGGTAAGCGGGTATTAAATGTGAGTGGCCACAATAAAGGAGGGTTTACTCTCTCCCACCTAGTTGGGGATACAAGCCACCTATATCCCTTTGTCTTTCCCACAATGAAAAAAGACCAATGGAATAACGTAGTGGTGGTATGGGGGGCTAAGGAAATAAGCTGTTATTACCAGGGTGAACCCAAAACTCTACCCTTAAAATCAAGCTGGAATCCAGCGGTACAATTATCCATGGAATTTTCTGGGGGGAGTCATCAACATCGATCTTTCGGCTTATTTGATGAGTTACGAATATACGGCAGCGCGCTTTCTGCTGAGAAGGTCAAAGAATTAAGCCAACTAAGCTACTATGCTACTGAGAAGCGAAGTCCCATCGCCGATGGGGGAATGGGGTATACAGCATGGCTAAAAAAAGGCAAGGCCGGTTTTACCATGGCCGGTGGGGAAATGTACACAGATCAAGAAAAAGGCTCAACTGCAGGAAAGACAGTTTACCTCTGGGAAGTAGTAAAAAAACCGGCGGGAGCAAAACCTAGCTTTAAGGATGCGAGTGATCCTCTAACAAGCTTTTCCACCAATAAGGCGGGGGCTTACAAATTACGCTTAAAGACATCCAATAATTCAGGGAGCGACACCGCCCTGGTTAATGCAGCTATTTTTACTCCGGATAAGGGTCCGAAAACTACAACATTCTACGAGATGCCCGCCGATCGTTTTGACGGGCTTGTGATTGGCTCC from the Lentisphaera araneosa HTCC2155 genome contains:
- a CDS encoding chitobiase/beta-hexosaminidase C-terminal domain-containing protein, whose translation is MKLITTLSILSLMLSSLTSCSAAQDIPLVQGFPDGESVLNKTSVPHQQPEPQLVYKNKGYQIDVLSKVPKVGIHPRVLMSPADVPRIRQNIEKNAFSKIFWEQYILPMVMDTKKGEMKPISKARIDAAALYALVKDDAEYGKKVATELVKQAQKVSELFKENDATKPYWDNWWISGTRDKVSKVAQAYDFVYNFMTDKQRNAVRAVIAQATAGRYNHGMELPRSWRTWNWPQFSQNMVNDVLAIEGEEGYDPRILEVCREAVTDFQTYKIGPNGWDFESTGYNGLAYGGGGVQSLHAIARRTSPSILTHPHLQAKIAALVAQQATPTGTWYGRGDAAGGPPQQEFTHLMRAAYPNDQRWQIQWVNSFGVKLLSEGKINKKSYHLLRNSLGLPMLLFAVDQNIDPDALWNKNNGPLTFESPTRGYMATRSGWDAKNDIHLTYASYTKMRDTGHDGPDAGTFSLAGQGENWTRIGDKYHKESAWRNYIAINGGGMKYGTAPGLWLPTVDKKMATSARSDQSYAFSWRIQNGRYNVLYSPMFEEDPYNYLNTWARNNARRLRGSEPDATPFSREFWSMASTNYGLWNGEDRHPTRRIENLPVERAFRSVTMVRGDHPYVLTVDDIQVDDQKQLYTWLMTLTGQNEVVSKTKDLHKDFPQIILRRASKDGAKLQKGEPLMLVRVLQRNFDGFPTIRLDIDQGESGNNQRIIVPSMSVAPDFKVLLYPHRHGDPLPITKWNATKTSLSVDIAGQSDRIDFASAYVDRRPMGGHGEETYYTITRDDSTIITVGGPPSLPRPISPAKDFIDSMEVAFESPNPGQLIHYTTDGSEPTSKSPVYSGPITIDRSTEFRAITVAPEWAFGDAKSANYRKLVNTGFIKNIAPTYKQKVSIIDPKASTPVSIRYTKVPAAAPVTTADTVSSGIELALYELPITMWRGSKIDLKSPLMPEDLDKLVPIYRSYQQNLKLPRIPQTVEQSKMYQGLYVISAYVNAPVAGTYDFSMLSCGPTKLTVAGKVLVDIPGPYHTRLTERQGRVILKAGLHRLEAIAADPIFFTSATVPVVNFDLKMKAPGTVDFVSLDETHLFRDKDLAFNISSNYVELGQPLVIENQGHGDIQISLDGGKSYQPYLKPLVFDDTINVDLKIRRGANGPVIDKPLHVIAKLKALESLPVLKAGMIRRSYLHNVPMALGFSSSNQGKQIISYPTDSTVDNFAMLKQTKPQEVLAVSEMINDKVGGIIRTYTGMWRAPENGVYEFSMNYEGCSKLEIGGLHVASNNNKNGRTEGKVMLEQGWHELTVMFVAARPQLFVKGPRATKPTQLQVNDFFYDAQLEQKSFTPDVTGKPASFVMGAWFGSDDQTQVDTRLTSEIFGAKALVGERPGAHQFSGDKSMILVRDAKPTSKSCTISMWIKPNELKGMQWLWNRQNVGWVYTQRGGIALNLKNDQIGVNYHGQNRQPITVGTVKTGIWQHLAMTIDAKPGDKTQVEVWLNGQRIYSDLYGKGIDIPVTYMEFFGQVNRQNTETLTTGGLDYDGLKDLLGNCYSGAAADVRYFDAALPDAAIKVLAGK